Proteins encoded within one genomic window of Anastrepha ludens isolate Willacy chromosome 4, idAnaLude1.1, whole genome shotgun sequence:
- the LOC128861835 gene encoding L-lactate dehydrogenase-like has translation MTSQRTRKAQFYILSFLALKAKLVQDGEFIQGEVTGEKPRFACIWFLQFGGLNVKISIEMTYATDFVKEKLIEQIAKPATKSKRKVTVVGSGQVGIATVISILAQNVSNEVCIIDANEKLVNAEAKDIQHGSLFLRDAKVIASKDYESSKDSAVCIVTAGARQKEGQTRLDLLKTNVDILSQIVPQLVKYSPKTVIVMITNPCDVLTYAAWKLSGLPVERVFATGTHLDTSRFRYFIAQRLGVSASSVQGYIIGEHGDSSVPVWSGVSVGGVRFSDLNKCIGSEGDTDGWNEIHKQVVKAAYEVIAGKGYTNWAIGLTAASVASMILDNKNEVATVSTLAKEHQCIEQDVFLSLPVVIGANGITSFVNLQLSEMEQKNLCKSAEILDKATKSISEKSAENKKKK, from the exons atgaCGTCACAACGAACTCGCAAGgcgcaattttatattttgtcatTCTTGGCATTGAAGGCTAAATTGGTTCAAGATGGCGAattcatacaaggtgaagtaACTGGAGAAAAACCAAGATTTGcatgtatttggtttttgcaATTTGGCGGTTTGAATGTGAAAATTTCAATCGAAAT GACATATGCAACTGATTTTGTCAAAGAAAAGCTGATAGAACAAATTGCCAAACCTGCAACAAAAAGTAAGCGCAAAGTCACTGTTGTGGGCAGCGGTCAAGTGGGCATAGCAACTGTAATTAGTATATTGGCGCAAAATGTCTCAAATGAAGTGTGTATAATAGATGCCaatgaaaaattagtaaatgctGAGGCCAAAGATATACAACACGGCTCGCTGTTTTTAAGGGATGCCAAAGTAATTGCCAGTAAGGATTATGAAAGCTCAAAAGATTCGGCTGTGTGTATTGTGACAGCTGGCGCACGTCAAAAGGAGGGTCAAACTCGATTGGATTTACTGAAAACAAATGTCGATATTTTAAGTCAAATAGTACCGCAACTTGTCAAATATTCGCCCAAAACTGTGATAGTTATGATCACTAATCCATGCGATGTTTTGACTTACGCCGCGTGGAAGTTGTCTGGCCTGCCTGTGGAGCGTGTCTTTGCCACGGGTACTCACTTGGATACATCGCGATTTCGATACTTCATAGCGCAACGTTTAGGTGTCTCAGCCAGTTCCGTACAGGGTTATATAATAGGTGAACATGGCGATAGCTCGGTGCCGGTATGGAGCGGCGTTAGTGTGGGTGGTGTGCGATTCTCTGACCTTAACAAATGTATAGGCAGTGAAGGTGACACAGATGGATGGAATGAGATACACAAACAAGTTGTCAAAGCGGCCTATGAAGTGATTGCGGGCAAAGGTTACACTAACTGGGCCATTGGACTTACTGCCGCATCTGTTGCTTCAATGATTTTGGATAACAAAAACGAAGTTGCCACTGTTTCCACTTTAGCAAAA GAACATCAGTGCATCGAACAGGATGTATTCCTCTCTTTGCCGGTGGTTATTGGTGCGAATGGCATAACATCTTTTGTGAATCTACAGCTAAGCGAGATGGAACAAAAAAACTTATGCAAATCTGCTGAAATTTTGGATAAGGCGACAAAATCTATTAGTGAGAAGTCAGCggaaaacaagaagaagaaatga